A genome region from Carcharodon carcharias isolate sCarCar2 chromosome 17, sCarCar2.pri, whole genome shotgun sequence includes the following:
- the ankrd1b gene encoding ankyrin repeat domain-containing protein 1b: MVMLRVEDLVTGKKSEVKSTGWEAEPRRVQEEFGNGEYCAAMAIEKQDGLKAQTEPFPFIPSHSHQKEKLQPVPHSKNIKPAEQRLKLETIDDLQFIVRLKKKKQSKAIVVEPPAEQEAETITGPVDVETFWKAAVDNKLAVIEKYLADGGHPDVCDQFNRTAMHRACSEGNGEIVLKLLEAGASIEFRDMLNATAVHWSCRGGSLEVLKTLLNKDANVNAKDKLSSTPLHVAVRTGHYDCAEHLIACGADLNARDIEGDTPMHDAVRLSRYRLMKLLMIYGANPTLKNCNAQTPLDLVLQWQTGTKEILNQFMENSQKSPK; the protein is encoded by the exons ATGGTTATGCTACGAGTTGAAGATCTG GTGACTGGCAAGAAGAGTGAGGTTAAATCCACGGGATGGGAGGCCGAGCCGCGGAGGGTGCAAGAAGAGTTTGGAAATGGAGAATACTGTGCCGCGATGGCAATCGAGAAGCAGGATGGGCTGAAAGCCCAGACAGAGCCATTCCCCTTCATCCCCAGCCACAGCCACCAGAAGGAGAAACTACAGCCAGTGCCACACAGCAAAAAC ATAAAGCCAGCGGAGCAGAGGCTGAAACTTGAAACGATAGATGACCTTCAATTCATCGTTAGGTTGAAGAAGAAGAAGCAATCTAAGGCCATTGTTGTGGAGCCCCCAGCAGAGCAGGAAGCCGAGACTATC ACTGGACCTGTTGATGTGGAAACCTTTTGGAAGGCGGCAGTGGACAACAAACTTGCTGTAATTGAGAAATACCTGGCGGATGGGGGGCATCCAGATGTGTGTGACCAG TTTAACAGGACTGCCATGCACCGCGCCTGCTcagagggaaatggagagattgtacTGAAGCTACTAGAAGCCGGAGCCTCCATTGAGTTTCGAGATATG CTCAATGCAACGGCGGTCCATTGGTCCTGTCGTGGTGGTAGCCTCGAAGTGCTGAAAACTTTGTTAAACAAAGATGCAAATGTAAACGCCAAAGACAAG TTATCTAGTACTCCTTTGCACGTTGCTGTCAGAACTGGACACTATGATTGTGCTGAACACCTTATTGCATGTGGAGCAGATCTGAATGCCAGAGATATA GAAGGGGACACTCCTATGCATGATGCAGTCAGACTGAGCCGTTACCGACTGATGAAGCTGCTGATGATTTACGGAGCCAACCCAACTTTAAAAAACTGC AATGCACAGACACCGCTAGATCTTGTTCTACAGTGGCAGACTGGCACAAAGGAAATCCTTAACCAATTTATGGAAAATTCACAGAAGTCACCAAAGTGA